A DNA window from Macadamia integrifolia cultivar HAES 741 chromosome 4, SCU_Mint_v3, whole genome shotgun sequence contains the following coding sequences:
- the LOC122075467 gene encoding protein UXT homolog, with product MDEIRENKVQRFEEFIDCRLKPDLVRAIAERDKVFEQQKIFLDLKRNIENLEKNDVTSLRTLVNLGSEVYMQADVPDTQHIFVDIGLGFHVEFTWSEALEFISKKEERLDRQIEEYTQLIASIKAQIKLVYEGIRELLELSADRSY from the exons ATGGATGAGATCCGGGAGAATAAGGTACAGAGATTCGAGGAATTCATCGACTGCCGCTTGAAGCCAGATCTTGTCCGTGCCATTGCTGAACG GGACAAGGTTTTTGAACAACAGAAAATTTT CTTGGACCTAAAAAGGAATATAGAGAATCTGGAGAAGAATGATGTGACTAGCCTCCGTACTTTGGTCAACCTTGGTTCTGAGGTGTATATGCAAGCTGATGT GCCAGATACACAGCACATATTTGTGGACATTGGACTGGGCTTTCATGTAGAGTTTACCTGGTCTGAAGCTTTGGAGTTCATatcaaaaaaggaagaaagattaGATAG GCAGATTGAGGAGTATACGCAACTAATTGCATCAATCAAAGCCCAAATCAAGTTG GTTTACGAAGGTATTCGAGAGTTGCTTGAACTTTCAGCAGATAGATCTTACTGA